One genomic region from Caldicoprobacter guelmensis encodes:
- a CDS encoding flagellar protein FlaG, with product MRVEGIPAVIGTKSVLRIAHQIKSTGAKEFGSNMQEMSSTNSDTNVNHQDIIYAVKQVNKALEGTNRRFEYSIHEQTNTIVIKVIDTETNEVIREIPPEKILNLIAKLWELAGIIVDEKV from the coding sequence CTGTTATAGGTACAAAATCTGTGCTCAGGATTGCACATCAGATAAAAAGTACCGGAGCAAAAGAGTTTGGTTCCAATATGCAGGAGATGAGTTCTACTAATTCCGATACGAATGTGAATCATCAGGATATCATTTACGCTGTTAAGCAAGTCAACAAAGCCTTGGAAGGCACAAACCGTCGCTTTGAGTATTCCATCCATGAGCAGACAAATACTATAGTGATAAAGGTTATAGATACCGAGACAAACGAGGTAATACGCGAGATTCCCCCCGAGAAGATACTCAACTTAATTGCCAAGCTGTGGGAACTGGCCGGGATAATTGTGGATGAGAAGGTATAA
- a CDS encoding zinc-ribbon domain containing protein, which produces MYKDKVLVCKDCGAEFVFTAGEQEFYAEKGFQNEPVRCKACRDARKANGRRNGGNGRRELYDAVCAECGAPTKVPFVPRNDRPVYCSDCYRNHR; this is translated from the coding sequence ATGTACAAGGATAAGGTTTTAGTGTGCAAAGATTGTGGTGCGGAGTTTGTCTTCACCGCAGGAGAGCAGGAGTTTTACGCTGAAAAGGGATTTCAAAACGAGCCTGTTCGCTGCAAGGCCTGCCGTGATGCTCGAAAGGCCAATGGTAGGAGGAACGGAGGGAACGGCAGAAGGGAGCTGTACGATGCTGTATGTGCTGAGTGCGGTGCACCGACGAAGGTTCCATTCGTTCCCAGAAATGATAGACCGGTTTACTGCAGTGATTGCTATAGAAATCACAGATAA
- the flgN gene encoding flagellar export chaperone FlgN yields MMESNGLKINERINEGLKRLIELAELKKQHMHCILELTRQQSEVLSAEQVDQLLKYIQDKQEHIDAIKALDEEFSGIFGGIKKEVCRDGFKHDNPEGYGLYVKLRARVSEIKDVVEAIYSLEVQNQERVRDILQDVKARISNINRGKRGYSAYKQQVPQADGVFIDQRK; encoded by the coding sequence ATGATGGAAAGCAATGGATTAAAAATCAATGAAAGGATAAATGAGGGGTTAAAAAGGTTGATCGAGCTTGCCGAGCTCAAAAAGCAGCATATGCACTGCATTCTTGAACTTACGCGTCAGCAGTCGGAGGTTTTGTCAGCCGAGCAGGTGGACCAGCTGCTTAAGTACATACAGGACAAGCAAGAGCATATCGACGCCATAAAGGCGCTGGATGAGGAGTTCAGCGGTATCTTTGGTGGAATAAAGAAAGAGGTATGCCGTGATGGATTCAAGCATGATAACCCTGAAGGGTATGGCCTGTATGTTAAGCTCCGTGCAAGGGTCAGCGAAATAAAGGATGTGGTAGAAGCCATTTACAGCCTTGAGGTTCAAAACCAAGAACGGGTTCGTGATATTCTACAGGATGTAAAGGCCAGGATAAGCAATATAAATAGGGGTAAAAGGGGGTATAGCGCATACAAGCAGCAAGTGCCGCAGGCAGATGGCGTGTTTATAGATCAGAGAAAGTAA
- the fliD gene encoding flagellar filament capping protein FliD: protein MPVNSTYNTYSTGMFRIGGLASGLDVDSIIQDLMRIEQMKVDRLKQERQLVEWRKEAYREITNLLRSFQDEFFNIIKTDIYMLSSNTYRTFSVTSSAEFYVTATANANAMEGTYTIANITSLAAPTIIKGTNWLFPDGKSVDSTLEQLGLVAADGRAEFSINGVKFLIGTPAEGEEPPSDIVVIDPTKTTMRQFMNIINTNNKAGVNLFYSSIEKRFILQTKATGAATDIALSDVTGTFLQDIGLLATGAEKIPGTDATVSFLKVGSSDPSDPSNLITWSSPTNTFTIDGITYTLKNTTPEGMAPITITVTQDVDKAYNAIKNFVDKYNELIDKINGKLNEERFRDYLPLTDAQKKEMSEKEIELWEQKAKSGLLRGDSILQNIVYSMRRALSDAVAGVGISLSSIGITTGSYSERGKLHIDEAKLKDALRNNPEQVMQLFIKKSSIDYSPNLDSTSRTQRYNESGLMYRIYDVLMDNIRTTRDAKGRKGILLEKAGIVGDITEFQNMMDAELKRLDKRIDAAVEAMTRQENKYWAQFTALEKAIQKMNAQSMWLMQQLGMYRSS, encoded by the coding sequence ATGCCTGTTAATTCTACCTACAACACATACAGTACCGGTATGTTCCGCATAGGTGGGTTGGCTAGCGGCCTTGATGTAGATTCTATAATCCAGGACTTGATGCGCATTGAACAGATGAAGGTGGACAGGCTAAAGCAGGAAAGGCAGCTGGTTGAGTGGCGCAAAGAAGCCTATAGGGAGATAACAAATCTCCTTCGGTCTTTCCAGGATGAGTTCTTCAACATTATAAAAACCGATATATACATGCTCTCATCGAATACATATAGGACGTTCAGCGTGACTTCCAGTGCTGAATTTTACGTGACGGCTACTGCAAATGCCAATGCCATGGAGGGTACATATACTATTGCTAACATCACCAGCTTGGCTGCCCCCACCATTATAAAAGGAACAAATTGGCTATTTCCGGATGGCAAGAGCGTTGATAGCACGCTTGAACAGCTTGGACTGGTTGCGGCGGATGGGAGGGCAGAGTTTTCCATAAATGGAGTCAAATTTTTAATAGGAACTCCAGCAGAAGGAGAGGAGCCACCAAGCGATATTGTGGTTATAGATCCCACAAAGACCACCATGCGCCAATTCATGAATATCATAAACACCAATAACAAGGCCGGAGTTAACTTGTTTTATTCCAGTATAGAGAAAAGGTTTATACTTCAGACCAAGGCTACTGGTGCAGCTACAGATATTGCGCTCAGTGATGTTACGGGTACTTTCCTACAGGATATAGGGTTGCTGGCTACCGGAGCAGAGAAAATACCTGGCACAGACGCTACAGTCTCTTTCCTCAAAGTAGGAAGCAGCGATCCTAGCGATCCCAGTAATCTTATAACCTGGTCAAGCCCCACCAACACCTTCACCATTGACGGCATCACCTATACGCTGAAAAATACCACACCAGAGGGCATGGCGCCCATCACCATCACCGTCACGCAGGATGTGGACAAGGCCTACAACGCCATAAAGAACTTCGTTGACAAGTACAACGAGCTCATCGATAAGATAAACGGCAAGCTCAATGAAGAGCGGTTCCGCGATTATCTGCCGCTGACAGACGCGCAAAAGAAGGAGATGAGCGAAAAGGAGATAGAGCTTTGGGAGCAGAAGGCAAAGAGCGGGCTTTTAAGGGGCGACTCTATACTCCAAAACATAGTGTATAGCATGCGTAGGGCTTTGAGCGATGCTGTGGCAGGTGTGGGCATAAGCCTTTCGTCCATCGGCATCACCACTGGCTCCTATTCTGAAAGGGGAAAGCTCCATATCGATGAGGCCAAGCTAAAAGACGCATTGAGGAATAACCCTGAACAGGTGATGCAGCTTTTCATAAAGAAGTCCAGCATCGACTATTCGCCCAATCTGGATTCTACCTCGAGAACGCAAAGGTACAACGAGTCGGGGCTCATGTACCGGATTTACGACGTGCTCATGGACAACATCCGCACCACGAGAGATGCAAAGGGCAGAAAAGGTATTTTGCTTGAAAAGGCCGGCATCGTGGGGGATATAACCGAGTTCCAAAACATGATGGATGCTGAGCTCAAACGCCTGGATAAGAGGATAGATGCGGCGGTTGAAGCCATGACAAGGCAGGAGAACAAGTACTGGGCGCAGTTTACCGCCCTTGAGAAGGCTATTCAGAAAATGAACGCTCAGAGCATGTGGCTCATGCAGCAGCTGGGGATGTATCGGTCTTCATAG
- the fliS gene encoding flagellar export chaperone FliS, which yields MAINNPYQQYQQQSVMTASPGELVVMLYNGCIRFIKQAIDSINDKDLEGAHKAIIRAQDIILEFMSTLDMKYEVSHNLLALYDYLYRRLVEANTRKDVAILEEVLMFVTELRDTWAEALKITRKQVYKKE from the coding sequence ATGGCTATAAACAACCCTTATCAGCAGTATCAGCAGCAGAGCGTCATGACGGCAAGCCCGGGCGAGCTTGTGGTAATGCTCTATAACGGCTGCATACGGTTCATCAAACAGGCGATAGACTCCATAAACGACAAAGACCTGGAAGGAGCGCATAAGGCCATAATAAGGGCGCAGGATATCATCTTGGAGTTTATGTCCACTTTGGATATGAAATATGAGGTGTCGCACAATTTGCTGGCGCTTTATGATTATCTGTACAGGCGCCTTGTAGAAGCCAATACCAGGAAAGATGTAGCCATCCTGGAAGAGGTACTTATGTTTGTGACCGAGCTTCGCGATACCTGGGCTGAGGCCTTGAAGATTACGCGAAAGCAGGTATACAAAAAGGAGTAG